Proteins encoded within one genomic window of Cyanobium sp. Tous-M-B4:
- the apcB gene encoding allophycocyanin subunit beta: protein MQDAITNVINQADVQGLYLDGSAMGRLEQYFASGELRVRAAATISANGSAIIKEAVAKSLLYSDITRPGGNMYTTRRYAACIRDLDYYLRYATYAMLAGDTSILDERVLNGLKETYNSLGVPIGATVQSIQAMKETTAALVGPDAGREMAVYFDYICSGLGN, encoded by the coding sequence ATGCAAGACGCGATCACCAACGTCATTAACCAGGCCGACGTTCAGGGCCTGTACCTGGACGGCTCCGCCATGGGCCGCCTGGAGCAGTACTTCGCCAGTGGTGAGCTGCGCGTCCGCGCCGCTGCCACCATCAGCGCCAATGGTTCGGCCATCATCAAAGAAGCCGTAGCCAAGTCGCTGCTGTATTCGGACATCACCCGTCCGGGCGGCAACATGTACACCACCCGTCGCTATGCAGCTTGCATTCGCGATCTGGACTACTACCTGCGCTACGCCACCTACGCCATGCTGGCTGGGGACACCTCCATCCTCGACGAGCGTGTACTGAATGGTCTCAAGGAGACCTACAACTCCCTGGGTGTACCCATTGGTGCCACCGTCCAATCCATCCAGGCCATGAAGGAAACCACCGCTGCCCTGGTGGGTCCTGATGCTGGCCGTGAAATGGCCGTCTATTTCGACTACATCTGCTCCGGCTTGGGCAACTGA
- a CDS encoding polysaccharide biosynthesis/export family protein, which produces MPGAPGALPSASAVWPADPGRSFRYRLGPGDRLRMSVFKVEGYAAEVEILSDGTINLPRLNSVPVSGLSLDEAQKRITSLYSRYLRRPLVYLDLIAPRPVRITVVGEVQKPGFYSLTQEAKSSSLQAVGAQQTTITSAGWPTLVDAVQKAGGITATANLSDVVLIRQGSRPESPKTSFRFDFLATLLGQSQTVNPLLMDGDTVQVSKLEGVTTNEILIRAGKSNLSADAIAVTVVGEVNVPGLKQVRSNSSLTEAVMAAGDLNQLRADANFIRLLRMQSDGTVVSTRLRFQPGATLGSINNPALQNGDVIVVARNGWTSFNQRLAQTVEPLGPLLNAASLYNILVKGP; this is translated from the coding sequence ATGCCAGGGGCACCAGGAGCTCTGCCGAGCGCCTCTGCTGTGTGGCCAGCGGATCCGGGCAGGAGCTTCCGCTATCGGCTTGGTCCAGGGGACCGGTTGCGTATGTCCGTATTCAAGGTTGAAGGCTACGCCGCAGAAGTGGAGATACTCAGCGACGGCACTATCAACTTGCCACGGTTGAACTCAGTGCCCGTCTCGGGCCTCAGCCTGGATGAAGCTCAGAAACGGATTACAAGCTTGTATTCCCGTTACCTGCGCAGACCTCTAGTCTATCTCGATTTAATTGCTCCCCGTCCGGTGCGGATCACCGTGGTGGGGGAGGTTCAGAAGCCAGGTTTCTATAGCCTCACCCAGGAGGCCAAGAGTTCCAGCCTCCAGGCTGTCGGCGCCCAGCAGACCACTATTACAAGCGCTGGTTGGCCCACCTTGGTCGATGCGGTTCAGAAGGCAGGAGGCATTACTGCTACTGCCAATCTCTCTGATGTTGTGCTGATCCGTCAGGGAAGCAGGCCTGAATCGCCCAAGACCAGCTTTCGCTTTGATTTTCTAGCTACTCTTTTGGGCCAGTCCCAGACGGTCAATCCCCTGCTGATGGATGGGGACACAGTTCAAGTTTCCAAGCTTGAAGGTGTTACTACTAATGAGATTTTGATCAGGGCTGGTAAGTCGAATCTTTCCGCTGATGCCATTGCCGTTACGGTCGTGGGAGAGGTTAATGTTCCTGGCCTTAAGCAAGTTCGTTCCAATAGCTCGCTTACTGAGGCGGTAATGGCAGCCGGAGACTTAAATCAGCTGAGAGCCGATGCCAATTTCATTCGCCTGTTGAGGATGCAGAGCGATGGCACAGTTGTTTCAACTCGATTGCGTTTTCAGCCAGGAGCCACACTTGGATCAATCAACAATCCTGCTCTGCAGAACGGTGATGTAATTGTTGTAGCTCGTAATGGCTGGACGAGTTTCAATCAGCGTCTTGCCCAAACTGTGGAGCCCCTTGGTCCCTTGCTGAATGCGGCTTCCCTCTACAACATTTTGGTTAAAGGCCCCTAG
- a CDS encoding 23S rRNA (pseudouridine(1915)-N(3))-methyltransferase RlmH, with amino-acid sequence MNPARIRILAVGKVRKGWVQEGIALYRRRLPGLEIAELRDSTMAKEAEAISAALRPEERLVVLSEEGCTLDSLAFAEQLRGSGSDRIAFVIGGADGLEPALKAQAAWRLSLSPMTFPHELARLLLLEQLYRANTILQGGPYHRPGA; translated from the coding sequence ATCAACCCAGCCCGCATCCGCATCCTGGCAGTGGGCAAAGTGCGCAAGGGTTGGGTGCAGGAAGGTATTGCCCTTTATCGCAGGCGGTTGCCCGGGCTTGAGATCGCGGAGCTCAGAGACTCCACGATGGCTAAGGAGGCGGAGGCGATCAGCGCAGCCCTGCGGCCTGAGGAGCGGCTGGTGGTGCTCAGCGAAGAGGGATGCACCTTGGATTCGCTGGCCTTTGCCGAGCAGCTGCGTGGATCTGGTTCTGATCGGATTGCCTTCGTGATCGGCGGTGCGGATGGCCTGGAGCCGGCGCTCAAGGCCCAGGCTGCCTGGCGCCTCAGCCTTTCGCCGATGACCTTCCCCCATGAGTTGGCGCGGCTGTTGTTGCTCGAGCAGCTTTATCGCGCCAACACCATTCTTCAGGGTGGGCCCTACCACCGCCCAGGCGCTTGA
- a CDS encoding OsmC family protein — translation MPTIDSRYEGALRCHSSHGPSASVLETDAPTDNQGKGERFSPTDLVATALSTCILTILGIVAERHGWPLQGATARIEKTMTPEAPRRIALLEVWISLPAGLSEQQRSVLRQAGESCPVKLSLEGSVPMRLHWA, via the coding sequence ATGCCCACGATTGATAGCCGCTACGAGGGAGCCCTGCGCTGCCACTCCAGCCATGGCCCCTCTGCCTCTGTGCTCGAGACCGATGCCCCCACCGACAACCAGGGCAAGGGGGAGCGTTTCTCGCCCACCGATCTGGTGGCCACGGCCCTGAGCACCTGCATCCTGACGATCCTGGGGATCGTTGCCGAGCGCCACGGCTGGCCGCTGCAGGGTGCAACCGCCCGGATTGAAAAAACCATGACCCCTGAGGCGCCGCGGCGCATTGCCCTACTGGAGGTGTGGATCAGCTTGCCGGCGGGTCTCAGCGAGCAGCAGCGGTCCGTTCTGCGTCAGGCCGGTGAAAGCTGCCCGGTCAAGCTGAGCCTGGAGGGGTCAGTGCCGATGCGGCTGCACTGGGCCTGA
- a CDS encoding FtsW/RodA/SpoVE family cell cycle protein, with amino-acid sequence MLPLPWSQWPAEARLLLGMVALWSVIGLLVLTSASWWVAEREMGDGAFYLKRQLIWMAASWGLLWLGLRTSLRRWLHLAPLGLWVGIVLVAATLVMGSTVNGASRWLVLGPVQLQPSELVKPFVVLQGAALFAHWKRIGNDQKLLWLGAFGALILLILKQPNLSTAALSGLLLWLLALAGGLSLPMLLGAAGAGGLLGSASIMINEYQRLRVVSFLDPWRDAQGDGYQLVQSLMAIGSGGFLGEGFGLSTQKLQYLPIQSTDFIFAVFAEEFGFVGSVVLLLFLLLFGFVGLRVALSCRSNQQRLIAIGCTTLLVGQSILNIAVASGAMPTTGLPLPLISYGGNSLMASLLVCGLLIRCSLEAGGLAPTPRRRRTAAAR; translated from the coding sequence CTGCTGCCGTTGCCCTGGTCCCAGTGGCCAGCAGAGGCCAGGTTGCTTCTGGGCATGGTGGCGCTCTGGAGCGTGATCGGACTATTAGTGCTCACCTCTGCCAGTTGGTGGGTAGCTGAACGGGAGATGGGTGACGGCGCCTTTTATCTCAAGCGCCAGTTGATTTGGATGGCTGCCAGCTGGGGGCTGCTCTGGCTCGGCCTGCGCACCAGCCTGCGGCGCTGGCTGCACCTGGCACCGCTGGGGTTATGGGTTGGGATCGTTCTGGTCGCAGCCACCCTGGTGATGGGCAGCACTGTCAACGGCGCCAGTCGCTGGTTGGTGCTTGGACCGGTACAGCTGCAGCCATCGGAATTAGTCAAGCCTTTTGTGGTGTTGCAGGGCGCTGCTCTTTTTGCCCACTGGAAGCGCATCGGCAACGACCAGAAACTGCTCTGGCTAGGGGCATTTGGCGCCCTGATCCTGCTGATCCTCAAGCAACCAAACCTCAGCACCGCGGCCCTATCCGGGCTGCTGCTCTGGCTGCTGGCCCTGGCTGGGGGCCTTTCTCTGCCCATGCTGCTCGGGGCAGCCGGAGCGGGGGGGCTGCTTGGCAGCGCCAGCATCATGATCAACGAATACCAGCGTTTGCGGGTGGTGTCCTTCCTGGATCCCTGGCGAGATGCCCAGGGGGACGGCTACCAACTGGTGCAGAGCTTGATGGCGATCGGCTCAGGAGGCTTCCTAGGCGAGGGGTTTGGCCTTTCCACCCAGAAGCTGCAATACCTGCCGATCCAGAGCACCGATTTTATTTTTGCAGTGTTTGCTGAGGAATTTGGCTTCGTGGGCTCGGTGGTGCTACTGCTGTTTTTGCTGCTGTTTGGCTTTGTTGGGCTGAGGGTTGCCCTCAGCTGCCGCAGCAACCAGCAGCGCCTGATCGCCATCGGCTGCACCACATTGCTGGTGGGCCAATCCATCCTCAATATCGCCGTAGCCAGCGGTGCCATGCCCACCACCGGCCTGCCATTGCCACTGATCAGCTATGGCGGCAACTCCTTGATGGCCAGCCTGCTTGTTTGCGGCCTATTGATCCGGTGCTCGCTGGAGGCAGGCGGTCTTGCCCCTACCCCCAGGCGCCGGCGCACCGCAGCTGCCCGATAG
- the purB gene encoding adenylosuccinate lyase, giving the protein MIERYTLPEMGNLWSEEAKFQSWLDVEIAATEANCELGRVPAEAVATIKAKARFSVERILEIEAEVRHDVIAFLTNVNEHVGDAGRYIHVGMTSSDVLDTGLALQMKASVALLRAELDALADALRALAREHKGTVMIGRSHAIHGEPISFGFKVAGWLAEVERNRERLERLERVVSVGQISGAMGTYANTDPQVEAIACAKLGLVPDTASTQVIARDRHAEYVQTLALVGAALERFSTEIRNLQRTDVLEVEENFAKGQKGSSAMPHKRNPIRSERISGLARVLRSYVVAALENCALWHERDISHSSVERMMLPDCSTTLHFMLREMTEVVKGLGVYPENMARNMNVYGGVVFSQRVLLALVEAGINREDAYRIVQRNAHSAWNKDGGNFRANLEADGEVTSKLSAEQLAECFSTDLHQANLGVIWQRLGI; this is encoded by the coding sequence TTGATCGAGCGTTATACCTTGCCCGAGATGGGCAACCTCTGGAGTGAAGAGGCCAAGTTTCAGAGCTGGCTCGACGTGGAGATCGCTGCCACCGAGGCCAACTGTGAGTTGGGGCGAGTGCCTGCTGAGGCGGTCGCAACGATTAAGGCGAAGGCCAGATTTTCGGTAGAGCGCATCCTCGAGATCGAGGCCGAAGTGCGCCACGACGTGATCGCCTTCCTCACCAATGTGAACGAGCACGTGGGCGATGCGGGCCGCTACATCCACGTGGGCATGACCAGCTCAGATGTGCTCGATACAGGCCTGGCCCTGCAGATGAAAGCATCGGTGGCCCTGTTGCGCGCCGAGCTCGACGCACTCGCCGATGCCCTCAGGGCGCTAGCCCGCGAGCACAAGGGCACGGTGATGATCGGCCGCAGCCATGCCATCCATGGCGAACCGATCAGCTTCGGCTTCAAGGTGGCCGGCTGGCTGGCGGAAGTGGAACGCAACCGCGAGCGCCTCGAGCGGCTCGAGCGGGTGGTGAGCGTGGGCCAGATCAGCGGCGCCATGGGCACCTACGCCAACACCGACCCCCAGGTGGAGGCGATCGCCTGCGCCAAGCTCGGCCTGGTGCCAGATACGGCCAGCACCCAGGTGATCGCCCGCGATCGCCACGCCGAATACGTGCAGACCCTGGCCCTGGTGGGCGCGGCGCTGGAGCGCTTCTCCACCGAGATCCGCAACCTGCAGCGCACCGACGTGCTCGAGGTGGAAGAGAACTTCGCCAAGGGGCAGAAGGGCAGCTCGGCCATGCCCCACAAGCGCAACCCGATCCGCAGCGAGCGGATCAGCGGCCTGGCGCGGGTGCTGCGCAGCTATGTGGTGGCGGCCCTGGAAAACTGTGCCCTCTGGCACGAGCGCGACATCAGTCACAGCTCTGTAGAGCGGATGATGCTGCCCGACTGCTCCACCACCCTGCACTTCATGCTGCGGGAGATGACCGAGGTAGTGAAGGGCTTAGGGGTCTACCCAGAAAACATGGCCCGCAACATGAACGTCTACGGAGGCGTGGTCTTTAGCCAGCGGGTGCTGCTGGCCCTAGTGGAAGCCGGCATCAACCGCGAAGACGCTTACCGAATTGTGCAGCGCAACGCCCACAGCGCCTGGAACAAAGATGGCGGCAACTTCCGCGCCAACCTTGAAGCCGATGGGGAGGTGACCAGCAAGCTCAGCGCTGAGCAGCTGGCTGAGTGTTTCAGCACCGATCTGCATCAGGCCAACCTGGGCGTGATCTGGCAGCGACTGGGGATTTGA
- a CDS encoding cytochrome c biogenesis protein CcdA, whose product MISFGPQLADWARSSEALLQHSLASPTPTTVGVVFAGGLLTSLGPCSLSLLPVTLAYLAGFGGTPGVKPSQAPWQRSLSFAAGIVASLVLLGLVSGLLGRIYGQIPGLIPTVVAVLALLMGLNLLGLLKLPLPAGPDPEIWRRRVPAPLAPIAAGLAFGLAATPCTTPVLAVLLAWMAQNGKPLVGMLLLTSFGAGQVVPLLLAGTAAASLPGLLSLRRLGQWVPPISGVVLVTTGALTLVANWR is encoded by the coding sequence ATGATTAGTTTTGGGCCCCAACTGGCCGATTGGGCCCGCAGCAGCGAGGCGCTGCTGCAGCACTCCCTGGCCAGCCCCACCCCCACCACCGTTGGGGTTGTCTTTGCTGGCGGCCTGCTCACGAGCCTGGGGCCCTGCTCCCTATCGCTTTTGCCGGTCACCCTTGCCTATCTGGCTGGCTTTGGCGGCACGCCCGGCGTTAAGCCCAGCCAGGCTCCCTGGCAGCGCAGCCTCAGCTTTGCGGCCGGCATCGTGGCCTCCCTAGTGCTGCTGGGCCTGGTTAGCGGCCTACTGGGCCGGATCTATGGCCAAATCCCCGGGCTGATTCCCACGGTGGTGGCTGTGCTTGCCCTGCTGATGGGCCTAAACCTGCTGGGCCTGCTGAAGCTGCCCCTGCCCGCCGGACCCGATCCTGAAATCTGGCGTCGCCGGGTGCCGGCACCCCTGGCTCCCATAGCCGCAGGCCTAGCTTTTGGATTAGCCGCAACCCCATGCACAACGCCAGTGCTGGCTGTGCTGCTGGCCTGGATGGCCCAAAACGGCAAACCCCTGGTAGGCATGTTGCTGCTCACCAGCTTCGGAGCGGGTCAGGTGGTGCCCCTGCTGCTGGCCGGCACGGCGGCCGCCAGCCTGCCGGGCTTGCTGAGCCTGAGGCGGCTGGGCCAATGGGTTCCCCCGATCAGCGGCGTGGTGCTGGTGACAACCGGCGCCCTCACCCTTGTGGCCAACTGGCGATGA
- a CDS encoding GNAT family N-acyltransferase: MNQPAPVALPLQQVEAELAPYFLFSSQGLDLYLLPGEHFAPYADPVGILRELTYRQQLSGSGQTRDLDSRDCFYDHFLLVEGCSGELAGSARLQFVPRHDFGQSGQAGDKTPTPAGHQSYLEHVYPGIKTMLAQRGNHLEIGRVALAPRFQRQPHTLMCLFRGGLQVAVSSGYQSIHGLVSYNHFAYSDAVNQSFLGSLMRAPFLETELPCPQPRHSLSWLEPMEAQGSIETIQGLEQQIREQLEPSFRLPVLLRQYINLMEARVRNLSLARDFNQITEILMAADLSRIPSSRLQHFIDFVHQPVYRHFSWYRGS, translated from the coding sequence TTGAATCAGCCAGCCCCGGTAGCCCTTCCTCTTCAGCAGGTAGAGGCAGAGCTCGCCCCTTACTTTTTGTTCAGCTCCCAGGGCCTCGACCTTTATTTGCTGCCTGGTGAACATTTTGCACCCTATGCAGACCCAGTAGGCATCCTGCGGGAACTGACCTACCGCCAACAACTTTCTGGCTCGGGGCAGACCCGTGACCTCGATAGCAGGGACTGCTTCTACGACCATTTCCTACTGGTGGAGGGCTGTAGCGGCGAGTTGGCGGGCTCCGCCCGGCTCCAGTTCGTGCCTAGACATGACTTCGGCCAAAGCGGCCAAGCAGGTGACAAGACGCCAACTCCAGCAGGCCATCAGTCCTACCTGGAGCACGTTTATCCAGGCATCAAAACGATGCTGGCCCAGCGAGGCAATCACCTGGAAATTGGTCGAGTAGCTCTTGCGCCCCGCTTCCAGCGCCAGCCTCACACCTTGATGTGCCTGTTTAGGGGCGGACTTCAGGTGGCAGTTTCCTCTGGCTACCAATCCATCCATGGACTGGTCTCCTACAACCATTTTGCCTACAGCGACGCAGTCAACCAAAGCTTTCTAGGCAGCCTGATGCGGGCACCATTTCTGGAAACGGAGCTGCCCTGTCCCCAGCCCCGCCATTCGCTTAGCTGGCTTGAACCAATGGAAGCCCAGGGATCCATCGAGACCATTCAGGGCCTTGAACAGCAGATCAGGGAGCAGCTGGAGCCAAGCTTTCGGTTGCCCGTGCTGCTCCGCCAGTACATCAACTTGATGGAAGCCAGGGTTCGAAACCTCTCCCTGGCCCGTGACTTCAATCAAATCACCGAAATCCTGATGGCTGCCGACCTCAGCCGCATCCCCAGCAGCCGGCTACAGCACTTCATCGACTTCGTCCACCAACCTGTCTACCGGCATTTCAGCTGGTACCGAGGCAGCTGA
- a CDS encoding P-II family nitrogen regulator has translation MKKIEAIIRPFKLEDVKVALVNAGIVGMTVSEVRGFGRQKGQVERYRGSEFTVEFLQKLKLEIVVDDDKVDTVVSAVQDAARTGEIGDGKIFVSTIDSVIRIRTGDRDSGAI, from the coding sequence ATGAAAAAAATTGAGGCCATCATTCGTCCCTTCAAGCTCGAGGACGTCAAGGTCGCCCTGGTCAATGCGGGGATCGTGGGCATGACCGTGAGCGAAGTGCGGGGTTTTGGCCGTCAAAAGGGCCAGGTGGAGCGCTATCGCGGCTCTGAATTCACCGTCGAATTCCTCCAGAAACTCAAACTTGAGATCGTTGTCGATGACGACAAGGTCGACACCGTGGTGAGCGCCGTTCAAGACGCGGCCCGCACCGGCGAAATCGGCGACGGCAAGATCTTCGTGAGCACAATTGATTCGGTGATTCGAATCCGCACCGGTGATCGGGACAGCGGCGCCATCTGA
- a CDS encoding TlyA family RNA methyltransferase: protein MARKQRLDLELVARGLAASRQQAQLLIRAGRVRQGDKVLDKPGTEVLPEAELLVQQLPRYVSRGGEKLVRALEAFPVAVQGRVCLDGGISTGGFSDCLLQHGACRIYGIDVGYGQTAWSLRSDPRVVLKERTNLRHLTPAELYGPEDPWPTLAVADVSFISLAQVLPALLGLLLPEAPLDLLLLVKPQFEVGKGRVGKGGVVRDPVAHCDAIAGVMAAAGALGLEACGLVASPITGPAGNHEYLLWLRRSDCDGQVGMGDVAGDVAGDVFEPVEQLVEPAQTDPKFRPGAISPEQIKTLVASTLTPRA from the coding sequence ATGGCTCGCAAGCAACGACTGGATTTGGAGCTCGTGGCCCGCGGACTGGCGGCTAGCCGTCAGCAGGCCCAGCTGTTGATTAGGGCCGGCCGGGTGCGCCAAGGCGACAAAGTGCTCGATAAACCAGGCACCGAGGTGCTGCCGGAGGCGGAGCTGCTGGTGCAGCAGCTTCCTCGCTACGTATCAAGGGGTGGCGAAAAGCTAGTGAGGGCACTAGAGGCCTTCCCAGTAGCCGTGCAGGGTCGCGTTTGCCTTGATGGCGGCATCTCCACTGGCGGCTTCAGCGATTGTCTGCTTCAGCACGGGGCCTGCCGGATTTACGGGATCGATGTGGGCTACGGCCAGACGGCCTGGAGCCTGCGCAGTGATCCGCGGGTAGTGCTCAAGGAGCGCACCAACCTGCGTCACCTCACCCCGGCCGAGCTCTACGGGCCCGAGGACCCCTGGCCAACCCTGGCTGTGGCCGATGTGTCGTTCATTTCCCTCGCCCAGGTGCTGCCGGCCCTGCTGGGGTTGCTCCTGCCCGAGGCGCCGCTGGATCTGCTGTTGCTGGTTAAACCTCAATTTGAGGTGGGCAAGGGCCGGGTGGGCAAGGGCGGGGTGGTGCGTGATCCGGTTGCCCACTGCGATGCGATTGCGGGGGTGATGGCGGCGGCCGGGGCGTTGGGGCTTGAGGCCTGCGGCCTGGTGGCCTCACCGATCACCGGGCCTGCCGGCAACCATGAGTATCTGCTCTGGCTGCGGCGCTCTGATTGCGATGGGCAGGTCGGAATGGGTGATGTTGCCGGTGATGTTGCAGGGGATGTTTTTGAGCCTGTTGAACAGCTTGTTGAACCAGCCCAAACCGACCCGAAATTCCGCCCTGGGGCAATCAGCCCAGAGCAAATAAAAACCCTGGTAGCCAGCACGCTGACTCCCAGGGCATAA
- the queF gene encoding preQ(1) synthase: MSSSPVSASASSLTQTPMYGERAIAEAELICFDNPRPGRAYEISIELPEFTCKCPFSGYPDFAVLRLIYQPGPRVVELKAIKLYVNSYRDRSISHEEVTNRILDDLVAATDPQWMQLEADFHPRGNVHTVVRVSHGTRLAC; the protein is encoded by the coding sequence ATGTCTTCCAGCCCAGTTTCTGCCAGCGCGTCCTCCCTCACCCAGACGCCCATGTATGGCGAGCGCGCCATCGCTGAAGCGGAGCTGATCTGTTTTGACAATCCCAGGCCTGGCCGTGCCTACGAGATTTCGATCGAGCTGCCGGAGTTCACCTGTAAGTGCCCGTTTTCCGGTTACCCCGATTTTGCGGTGTTGCGCTTGATCTACCAGCCCGGCCCCCGGGTGGTGGAGCTCAAGGCGATCAAGCTCTACGTGAACAGCTACCGCGACCGCTCCATTTCCCATGAAGAGGTGACGAATCGCATCTTGGATGATCTGGTTGCCGCCACCGATCCCCAGTGGATGCAGCTGGAGGCTGATTTTCACCCCCGCGGCAACGTTCACACCGTGGTTCGCGTCAGCCACGGCACGCGGCTGGCTTGTTAG
- a CDS encoding phycobilisome linker polypeptide: MRLFKITACIPCPEKSRSQRELQNTYFTKWVPYDSWFAEQQRIMKQGGKILKVELATGRRQQNVGN; this comes from the coding sequence ATGCGTCTGTTCAAGATCACGGCTTGCATTCCTTGCCCGGAAAAGAGCCGCTCCCAGCGTGAGCTTCAAAACACCTATTTCACCAAATGGGTGCCCTACGACAGCTGGTTCGCTGAGCAGCAGCGGATCATGAAACAGGGCGGCAAGATCCTCAAAGTGGAATTAGCCACTGGGCGTCGCCAACAGAACGTCGGCAACTGA
- a CDS encoding cytochrome c biogenesis protein ResB has protein sequence MKALLRVVGWISDLRVAIVLLLVIAITSGVGTAIPQREPAELYHRLYDPQPWLGLLNADGVLALQLDHVYSSGWFLGLLAWLALALLLCSWRRQWPALQAALRWIDYSSPRQLSKLSVAETLSTDTPKESLDQLAGLLQLQGWQIQRHHDRLAARKGLLGRVGPLLVHAGMVVLMLGAAWGALGGQRAEQYLAPGRSLELMDSRGSSQLTLALDGFSIQRDPAGRPEQFTSQLRILEGDGSGGSLLKQAEISVNHPLRFQGVTLYQADWALATISLQLGKSPLLELPLQSFPQLGEQIWGIVLPTRPDGSEPVLLSLGSEQGPIEIYGADGISLARLAPGGAAVEVKGLPIRVESVLPASGILLKRDPGVPLVYAGFAIALAGGGLSLLATRQLWAIAEQPAGQAGQLHVAGLCNRNLTGFAAELPQMLAQL, from the coding sequence ATGAAAGCCTTGCTGCGAGTTGTGGGCTGGATCTCCGATCTGCGGGTGGCGATCGTGCTGCTTTTGGTGATTGCCATCACCAGTGGCGTCGGCACGGCCATCCCCCAGCGGGAACCCGCAGAGCTCTACCACCGGCTCTACGACCCCCAGCCCTGGCTTGGACTGCTGAACGCTGATGGGGTGCTTGCCCTGCAGCTCGACCATGTGTATTCCAGCGGCTGGTTCCTAGGGCTGCTGGCCTGGCTGGCCCTAGCCCTGCTGCTCTGCAGCTGGCGCCGCCAGTGGCCCGCCCTGCAGGCCGCCCTGCGCTGGATCGACTACAGCTCACCCCGCCAGCTCAGCAAGCTGAGCGTGGCTGAAACCCTCAGCACCGACACCCCCAAGGAGAGCCTCGATCAGCTGGCCGGACTGCTGCAACTCCAGGGCTGGCAAATTCAGCGCCATCACGACCGCCTAGCCGCCCGCAAGGGGCTGCTGGGCCGGGTCGGGCCCCTGCTGGTACACGCCGGGATGGTGGTGCTGATGCTCGGAGCGGCCTGGGGAGCACTTGGTGGGCAACGGGCTGAGCAATACCTGGCCCCCGGCCGCAGCCTGGAGCTGATGGACAGCCGGGGCAGCAGCCAACTCACCCTTGCCCTCGACGGCTTTTCAATCCAGCGCGATCCCGCCGGGCGACCTGAGCAATTCACCTCCCAGCTGCGCATCCTCGAGGGCGATGGCAGCGGCGGCAGCCTGCTGAAGCAGGCCGAGATCAGCGTCAACCATCCGCTGCGCTTCCAGGGGGTCACCCTTTATCAAGCCGACTGGGCCCTGGCCACCATCAGCCTGCAACTCGGCAAAAGCCCCCTGCTGGAGCTGCCGCTGCAGAGCTTTCCTCAGCTAGGCGAACAGATTTGGGGCATCGTCCTGCCCACCCGTCCCGATGGCAGCGAGCCGGTGCTACTCAGCCTGGGCAGCGAACAAGGACCAATTGAGATCTACGGCGCCGACGGAATCTCCCTAGCTCGCCTAGCCCCAGGCGGCGCAGCTGTGGAGGTAAAGGGGCTGCCGATACGGGTCGAAAGCGTTCTACCCGCCAGTGGCATCCTGCTGAAGCGTGATCCTGGCGTGCCTTTGGTGTACGCAGGATTTGCGATCGCCCTGGCCGGCGGCGGGCTCAGCTTGCTTGCTACGCGTCAGCTTTGGGCCATTGCCGAGCAGCCAGCCGGCCAGGCGGGTCAGCTGCATGTTGCCGGACTCTGCAACCGCAATCTCACCGGCTTCGCTGCCGAGCTGCCCCAGATGCTCGCCCAGCTCTAA
- a CDS encoding acyl carrier protein translates to MRANPENDQTELLPLSPANPSRQPSSEANLPTNPGHSTASVSLQNPEELQDRLTQILIQISGADPARITPEARLIEDIGIDSLGFYEILIEADECLGIKIREEDLLKFQTVGDIQNHLRSMEQPDAQAT, encoded by the coding sequence ATGCGCGCGAACCCTGAAAACGACCAGACTGAACTCCTGCCGTTGAGCCCTGCGAACCCTTCCCGCCAACCAAGCTCAGAGGCCAATCTGCCTACAAACCCCGGGCATTCAACTGCTTCAGTCTCGCTTCAAAACCCCGAGGAACTTCAGGATCGGTTGACTCAGATTCTGATTCAGATCTCAGGCGCTGACCCCGCCCGGATCACCCCAGAGGCCCGCCTGATCGAAGACATAGGCATTGACTCCCTTGGCTTCTACGAAATTCTGATCGAAGCCGATGAGTGCCTCGGCATCAAAATAAGGGAGGAAGACCTGCTCAAATTCCAAACGGTGGGCGATATTCAGAATCATCTGAGGTCCATGGAGCAACCCGATGCGCAAGCCACCTGA